A stretch of the Campylobacter sp. 19-13652 genome encodes the following:
- the miaB gene encoding tRNA (N6-isopentenyl adenosine(37)-C2)-methylthiotransferase MiaB: MMSKKLFIQTLGCAMNVRDSEHMIAELEQKEGYTLTEDMGEADLILINTCSVREKPVNKLFSEVGAFKKGAKEGAKIGVCGCTASHLGGEIFKRAPYVDFVLGARNISKITQAVNTPKFVATDINYDESEFAFGEFRSSPFKSYINISIGCDKKCTYCIVPHTRGEEISVPAELILREASRAAANGVKELFLLGQNVNGYGKRFSSTHEKMDFTDLLKRLSDIDGIERIRFTSPHPLHMDDKFIAEFASNPKICKSIHMPLQSGNTKVLRDMKRGYTKEWFLDRAERIRSLVPDVSISTDIIVAFPGESESEFNDTMDVLERVRFEQMFSFKYSPRPLTKAAEFAGQIPDEIASERLTRLQSRHNEILDEIVARQKGRVFDVYFEELRANGGVAGRSFNNFLVQVNGSEELLGKTLKVRVDEPKRMVLYGEVV; the protein is encoded by the coding sequence ATAATGTCTAAAAAGCTATTTATTCAGACTTTGGGCTGCGCGATGAATGTCCGCGACAGCGAGCATATGATAGCGGAGCTTGAGCAAAAAGAGGGCTATACCCTAACTGAAGATATGGGCGAGGCGGACCTAATCCTAATAAACACCTGCAGCGTGCGTGAAAAGCCTGTAAATAAGCTTTTTAGCGAGGTTGGGGCGTTTAAAAAGGGTGCAAAGGAGGGCGCAAAAATAGGCGTGTGCGGCTGCACAGCTAGCCATCTGGGCGGAGAAATTTTTAAGCGAGCGCCGTATGTGGATTTTGTGCTGGGAGCTAGAAATATCAGCAAGATAACGCAGGCTGTAAATACGCCAAAATTCGTAGCCACCGATATAAATTATGACGAGAGCGAGTTTGCCTTTGGGGAGTTTCGCAGCTCGCCGTTTAAATCTTACATTAATATAAGCATAGGTTGCGATAAAAAATGCACCTACTGCATAGTCCCGCACACCAGGGGCGAGGAGATAAGCGTGCCAGCCGAGCTTATCCTGCGTGAAGCTAGCCGTGCGGCTGCAAATGGGGTAAAGGAGCTATTTTTGCTAGGGCAAAACGTCAATGGCTATGGCAAACGCTTTAGCTCCACGCACGAAAAGATGGACTTTACCGACCTTTTAAAGCGGCTTAGCGACATTGATGGTATAGAGCGAATTCGCTTTACCAGCCCACACCCACTGCATATGGATGATAAATTTATAGCCGAGTTTGCGTCCAATCCAAAAATCTGCAAATCTATCCATATGCCCCTGCAAAGCGGCAACACAAAGGTGCTGCGTGATATGAAGCGTGGCTATACGAAGGAGTGGTTTCTTGACCGAGCCGAGCGCATTCGCTCGCTCGTGCCTGATGTGAGCATTAGCACCGATATTATCGTGGCTTTTCCAGGTGAGAGTGAGAGTGAATTTAACGATACTATGGACGTGCTTGAGCGGGTAAGGTTTGAGCAGATGTTTAGCTTTAAATACTCTCCGCGTCCGCTTACAAAGGCGGCTGAGTTTGCAGGGCAGATCCCAGATGAGATAGCCAGCGAGCGTCTAACTCGTCTGCAAAGCCGCCATAATGAGATACTTGATGAGATAGTCGCACGCCAAAAGGGCAGGGTGTTTGATGTGTATTTTGAGGAGCTTAGAGCAAATGGCGGCGTGGCTGGCAGGAGCTTTAATAACTTCTTAGTGCAGGTAAATGGCAGTGAGGAGCTGCTTGGCAAGACGCTAAAAGTGCGAGTAGATGAGCCAAAACGAATGGTGCTTTATGGGGAAGTCGTTTAG
- a CDS encoding phosphoglycerate kinase, whose amino-acid sequence MSDVISIKEIDLANKKVFIRCDFNVPMDEFGNITDDRRIVSAVPTIRYCLDQGCAVVLASHLGRPKNGYDESFSLAPVAKRLSRILHPDVIFADDVVGADAKAKAANLKAGEVLLLENLRFEKGETKNDEALAKALSELADVYINDAFGVCHRAHASVEAITRFFDSKHKAAGFLLQKEINFAQRLIKHPTRPFVAVVGGSKVSGKLQALTNLLPRVDKLIIGGGMAFTFLKALGYNIGNSLLEEELIDEANNIMKRARELGVKLYLPVDVVAAQTFSADSAIKFVTTQEIPAGWMGLDIGPASTRLFKEALADAQTIWWNGPMGVFEMDKFSKGSIKISHAIAESHATTVVGGGDTADVVARASDADEMTFISTGGGASLELIEGKELPGVRPLRMPKDGE is encoded by the coding sequence ATGAGCGATGTAATATCTATAAAAGAGATTGATTTAGCCAATAAAAAGGTCTTTATCCGTTGCGATTTTAACGTGCCGATGGATGAATTTGGCAACATTACCGACGACCGCCGCATAGTCTCAGCTGTGCCGACTATTCGCTACTGCCTAGACCAGGGCTGCGCTGTGGTGCTAGCTAGCCACTTAGGACGCCCTAAAAATGGCTATGACGAGAGCTTTTCGCTAGCCCCTGTGGCAAAGCGTCTAAGCCGAATACTTCACCCTGATGTAATCTTTGCTGATGATGTAGTGGGTGCTGACGCAAAGGCAAAGGCAGCAAATTTAAAAGCGGGCGAGGTGCTGCTGCTTGAAAATCTGCGCTTTGAAAAGGGCGAGACTAAAAACGACGAAGCCCTAGCTAAGGCTTTAAGCGAGCTAGCGGACGTGTATATTAATGACGCTTTTGGTGTCTGCCACCGCGCGCACGCTAGCGTGGAGGCTATCACACGCTTTTTTGACAGCAAGCATAAGGCGGCTGGCTTTTTGCTGCAAAAGGAGATAAATTTCGCTCAAAGACTAATCAAGCACCCAACTCGCCCATTTGTCGCGGTCGTTGGTGGTTCTAAGGTCAGTGGTAAGCTTCAGGCTCTTACAAACCTCCTCCCACGTGTGGATAAGCTCATAATCGGCGGCGGTATGGCATTTACCTTTTTAAAGGCGCTGGGGTATAATATCGGCAATAGCCTGCTTGAGGAGGAGCTAATCGATGAGGCAAATAATATAATGAAACGTGCGCGCGAGCTAGGTGTGAAGCTCTATTTGCCAGTTGATGTGGTTGCGGCGCAGACATTTTCAGCTGATAGTGCGATTAAATTTGTAACAACGCAAGAAATTCCAGCTGGCTGGATGGGGCTTGATATTGGACCTGCTAGCACTAGGCTTTTTAAGGAGGCTTTAGCCGATGCGCAGACTATTTGGTGGAATGGGCCTATGGGTGTGTTTGAGATGGATAAATTTAGCAAAGGCAGCATAAAAATAAGCCACGCCATCGCTGAAAGCCACGCTACTACTGTAGTCGGTGGGGGCGATACCGCAGACGTGGTTGCACGTGCAAGCGATGCCGATGAGATGACCTTTATCTCCACTGGAGGCGGTGCGAGCCTAGAGCTAATCGAAGGCAAGGAGCTGCCAGGCGTGCGACCGCTTAGGATGCCAAAGGACGGCGAGTGA
- the rsfS gene encoding ribosome silencing factor has product MNIKQRVAKIVSILDEKKAEAIEVFEMDEEYFVREVIIATTMGERHALSLTDELKNRLKPEGEQFLAVESSDEWVVIDLGDILIHLLSQSKRAVYNLEELLNSLKKRTN; this is encoded by the coding sequence ATGAATATAAAACAAAGAGTAGCGAAAATAGTCTCTATCCTAGATGAGAAAAAGGCTGAAGCGATAGAGGTATTTGAGATGGATGAGGAGTACTTTGTCCGTGAGGTCATCATAGCTACGACTATGGGCGAACGCCACGCACTAAGCCTAACAGACGAGCTTAAAAACCGCTTAAAGCCAGAAGGAGAGCAGTTTTTAGCTGTAGAGAGCAGCGATGAGTGGGTTGTGATTGACCTTGGCGACATACTCATACACCTGCTAAGCCAGAGCAAAAGAGCCGTTTATAACTTAGAGGAGCTATTAAACAGCCTAAAAAAGCGCACAAACTAA
- the fabI gene encoding enoyl-ACP reductase FabI: protein MIMNNKKGLIVGVANSKSIAYGIAKHCADNGAKLAFTYLNEAIKKRVEPIASEFNSPYIYELDVNNDEHLDSLASKIKADFGEIDFLVHAVAFAPKEALDGEFINTTKEAFEIAMNTSVYSLVSLTRAVLPVMKDGASVLTLSYLGGAKFVPHYNVMGVAKAALESSVRYLAHDLGAKGMRVNAISAGPIKTLAASGIGDFRLILNYNEAHSPLKRNVSIDDVGKSALYLLSDLSSGVTGEVHYVDCGYNIIGLPDLA, encoded by the coding sequence ATGATAATGAATAACAAAAAAGGCTTGATAGTCGGAGTAGCAAACTCAAAATCCATAGCTTACGGTATAGCAAAGCACTGTGCTGATAATGGTGCCAAACTAGCCTTTACCTACCTAAATGAAGCAATAAAAAAGCGCGTAGAACCTATAGCTAGTGAGTTTAATAGTCCGTATATTTATGAGCTAGATGTGAATAATGACGAGCATTTAGATAGCTTGGCTAGTAAGATAAAAGCTGATTTTGGCGAAATTGACTTTTTAGTGCATGCGGTGGCATTTGCTCCGAAAGAGGCTCTTGATGGAGAGTTTATAAATACGACAAAAGAGGCTTTTGAGATAGCTATGAATACGAGCGTTTACTCATTGGTTTCGCTTACTCGTGCTGTGCTTCCAGTTATGAAAGATGGTGCGTCTGTGCTTACCCTTAGCTATCTTGGAGGGGCTAAATTTGTCCCACATTATAATGTTATGGGGGTGGCAAAAGCCGCACTTGAGAGTAGCGTGCGCTATCTTGCACATGATTTGGGAGCTAAAGGCATGCGAGTAAACGCCATATCAGCTGGGCCTATTAAAACGCTTGCGGCTAGTGGTATAGGGGATTTTAGGCTGATATTAAATTATAACGAAGCCCACTCTCCGCTTAAGCGAAATGTCAGCATAGATGATGTCGGTAAGTCCGCGCTTTATCTGCTTAGCGACCTTTCAAGCGGCGTAACTGGCGAGGTGCATTATGTCGACTGCGGATACAACATCATAGGGCTTCCAGATTTAGCCTAA
- a CDS encoding HP0268 family nuclease: MELKLARTELNAKPKSISLEKIEAAVAKDGQKIFYFDRDNSHKELIALVEYFEEKGLGVYHRTVRYGLDDNDYMYEIHIL; this comes from the coding sequence ATGGAGCTAAAACTAGCTAGAACCGAGTTAAATGCAAAACCAAAATCAATCTCTCTTGAAAAGATAGAAGCAGCAGTTGCCAAAGACGGACAGAAAATTTTTTATTTTGACAGGGATAATAGCCATAAGGAGCTAATTGCCTTAGTTGAGTATTTTGAGGAAAAGGGGCTTGGCGTGTATCATCGTACCGTAAGATATGGGCTAGACGATAATGACTATATGTATGAGATACACATTTTATAA
- a CDS encoding molybdopterin-dependent oxidoreductase produces the protein MRQILSANRYGAFWINLNGDESTSTQSFADDVAPNSMNDDAARLLDSKERVGYPYVRKSYLLAQGAAKSELRGKEEFVRVSWDEALNLAAKALKDSFEKHGAQSIYGECYFWGGSGKVSWGRSAAHRMLDILGGSVRELGDYSTGAGQVILPYIIGSQGVYEEATKWEAVLKGCEHVLLWGCDAMVTSQTHHGVPLHENYPYFDALKAKKVRGEIKITSIDVWQNETATYLGAKCLNITPSSDTALALGLCGYLLESGLYDKDFIDKFTIGFDRFKSYLLGEIDGIKKDLGWASAICKVSVDELENLAINLRRHPSLLLIGRSIQRVENGEQCYHAIVSLAAMLGHLGQLGCGLDFSLGYGCAGANSYIAPKLLGLSEVDYKKHGLKTPRHIFIPSSRFSDALLEPNKCVGYDGKSLVLPHIRVAYNASGAMFTRHQDTNRLLKAWQKLDTIITAEPFWTATARLSDIVLPVALESERVDILASSGGHIFALKGEIKPFGESRSDYEICRGICEIWGRGLAFSEGKSELEWVREIYLDARNKAMNLGYENLPSFDEFWQRGYFKFDKIDEKKHYYTRFFDFVNGGRSLATNSGKIEIYSSELADMGYADFSGYASWHEPAEWARRDKFSLFLISPHSKHRLHSQLDNSLVCRNAKINGLEPVVMSEFDAGARGLKDGDIVRVYNDRGEILCGVSVSARVGRGVVLVCEGAWYEPAIWGEPSLCLGGNANVLTSDIGCSSLSHSNCAHTALVEVELFSGKIPPKSPLKLC, from the coding sequence ATGAGACAAATTCTAAGCGCAAATAGATACGGCGCATTTTGGATAAATTTAAACGGCGATGAGTCTACGAGCACTCAGAGTTTTGCTGATGATGTGGCGCCAAATTCGATGAATGATGACGCAGCTAGGCTTTTAGACTCTAAAGAGCGGGTAGGATATCCCTATGTCAGGAAAAGCTATTTGCTAGCACAAGGTGCCGCAAAAAGTGAGCTTCGAGGCAAGGAGGAGTTTGTCAGGGTTAGCTGGGATGAGGCATTAAATCTCGCCGCAAAGGCGCTAAAAGACAGCTTTGAGAAGCACGGTGCGCAGAGCATATATGGCGAGTGCTATTTTTGGGGTGGTAGCGGCAAGGTAAGCTGGGGGCGCAGCGCAGCTCATAGAATGCTTGATATTTTAGGCGGTAGCGTGCGAGAGTTGGGGGATTATTCCACTGGTGCTGGGCAGGTGATTTTGCCCTATATCATAGGCTCACAGGGGGTTTATGAGGAGGCGACAAAGTGGGAGGCAGTGCTTAAAGGGTGCGAGCATGTGCTGCTTTGGGGGTGCGATGCGATGGTTACAAGCCAGACTCATCACGGCGTACCACTGCATGAAAACTATCCATATTTTGACGCCCTAAAAGCCAAAAAAGTCCGCGGCGAGATAAAAATAACAAGCATTGATGTATGGCAGAACGAAACTGCCACATACCTAGGCGCAAAGTGCCTAAATATCACGCCTAGCAGCGACACAGCCTTGGCTTTGGGGCTTTGCGGCTATCTTTTAGAAAGCGGACTTTATGATAAGGACTTTATTGATAAATTTACCATAGGCTTTGATAGGTTTAAAAGCTATCTTTTAGGCGAGATTGACGGGATTAAAAAGGACTTAGGCTGGGCTAGCGCAATATGCAAAGTAAGTGTGGACGAGCTAGAAAATCTAGCCATAAATTTACGTCGCCATCCTTCGCTTTTGCTCATAGGCAGGTCTATTCAACGTGTAGAAAATGGTGAGCAGTGCTACCACGCTATCGTTAGTTTGGCTGCTATGCTTGGGCATTTAGGGCAGCTTGGGTGTGGGCTTGATTTTTCTCTTGGCTATGGTTGCGCTGGGGCAAATAGCTATATTGCGCCAAAGCTTTTAGGGCTTAGCGAGGTGGATTATAAAAAGCACGGCTTAAAAACTCCTCGGCATATTTTTATTCCTTCAAGTCGCTTTAGCGATGCCTTGCTTGAGCCTAATAAGTGCGTTGGCTACGACGGGAAAAGCCTCGTTTTGCCTCATATTAGGGTGGCTTATAATGCAAGTGGAGCGATGTTTACTCGCCATCAAGATACAAATCGCCTGCTAAAAGCGTGGCAAAAGCTAGATACAATCATTACGGCAGAGCCGTTTTGGACGGCGACTGCTAGGCTTAGCGATATTGTTTTACCAGTCGCACTTGAGAGCGAGAGAGTGGATATTTTAGCTAGTAGCGGCGGACATATTTTTGCTTTAAAGGGCGAGATAAAGCCTTTTGGTGAAAGCAGAAGCGATTATGAGATATGCAGAGGCATATGCGAGATTTGGGGTAGGGGGCTAGCCTTTAGTGAGGGTAAAAGCGAGCTTGAGTGGGTGCGTGAGATATACCTAGACGCTAGAAACAAGGCTATGAATTTAGGCTATGAAAATCTGCCTAGCTTTGATGAGTTTTGGCAGAGGGGATATTTTAAATTTGATAAAATAGATGAGAAAAAGCACTACTATACGCGTTTTTTTGATTTTGTAAATGGTGGGCGCAGTCTTGCCACTAACTCTGGAAAAATTGAAATTTATTCAAGTGAGCTTGCAGATATGGGGTATGCGGATTTTAGCGGATATGCCTCGTGGCATGAGCCAGCTGAGTGGGCTAGGCGTGATAAATTTAGCCTATTTCTCATATCACCACACTCAAAGCACAGGCTTCATTCCCAGCTTGATAACTCTCTTGTATGCCGCAACGCTAAAATAAACGGACTTGAACCAGTGGTGATGAGTGAATTTGACGCAGGGGCAAGAGGGCTAAAAGATGGCGATATAGTGCGGGTTTATAACGACCGTGGAGAGATACTTTGTGGTGTGAGTGTGAGCGCTAGAGTGGGGCGAGGTGTGGTGCTAGTGTGCGAGGGTGCGTGGTATGAGCCTGCTATTTGGGGTGAGCCTAGCCTATGCCTAGGTGGCAACGCAAACGTCCTAACCAGCGATATTGGCTGCTCTAGCCTTTCGCATAGTAATTGCGCCCATACCGCACTCGTAGAAGTTGAGCTTTTTAGCGGCAAAATACCTCCAAAAAGCCCATTAAAGCTTTGTTGA
- a CDS encoding triose-phosphate isomerase codes for MAIRTMASLVQDKGATSGADSAASKFNSLNVIVAAPAACFCKVSGFELAAQNFYPAANGSFTGETGAEMLAEWGIKSVIVGHSERRMLGESEEFLRSKFDFAAKRGWRVIYCIGESLSEYESGASAEVLGALASNIDLRYSNLILAYEPIFSIGTGVSASVEHIGKMLSHLHTLTPAPLLYGGSVSAKNVSEIVGVANCDGVLVGTASWELEGFKALIEAGLKI; via the coding sequence ATGGCTATCAGGACTATGGCTAGCCTAGTGCAGGATAAAGGCGCTACCAGTGGCGCAGACAGCGCAGCTAGTAAATTTAACTCCCTTAATGTCATCGTCGCCGCCCCTGCTGCTTGCTTTTGCAAAGTAAGTGGCTTTGAGCTAGCGGCGCAGAACTTCTATCCAGCTGCAAATGGCAGCTTTACAGGCGAAACTGGAGCGGAGATGCTGGCTGAGTGGGGTATAAAAAGCGTGATAGTGGGACATAGCGAGCGCAGAATGCTTGGCGAAAGCGAGGAGTTTTTACGGAGCAAATTTGACTTTGCCGCCAAGCGTGGCTGGCGCGTGATATACTGCATAGGCGAGAGCCTAAGCGAGTATGAAAGTGGCGCGAGTGCCGAAGTTTTGGGCGCTTTGGCTAGCAATATCGACCTAAGATACTCAAATTTAATCCTAGCCTACGAGCCTATTTTTTCAATCGGCACTGGAGTGAGCGCAAGCGTGGAGCATATCGGAAAAATGCTCTCACATCTGCATACTTTAACGCCTGCACCGCTGCTTTATGGTGGCAGTGTGAGTGCGAAAAATGTAAGCGAGATAGTAGGCGTGGCGAATTGTGATGGCGTGCTGGTGGGAACTGCTAGCTGGGAGCTTGAGGGCTTTAAGGCACTAATCGAGGCTGGGCTTAAAATTTGA
- a CDS encoding lysophospholipid acyltransferase family protein produces the protein MSQNEWCFMGKSFSKGLKKAFLNFMPFLAALVLRLIYITCKKEFKGDPIDDRGSVVVFWHGRLAMMSFIYAKFWRRKDGLQKSAKVIISDHKDGEFIVRVIEYFGIGTIRGSSSKGGVRAVAQALKELKSGVDVIITPDGPRGPRHSVALGAAAIAIKAKAPVYALNYEADRFWQFKSWDKMILPKPFSKITFSLSPLSLSDDSFLARREIMNALWCIGHDDGGKSIKDSEVEYCEELNLWAQSLRRRKKPLLLDEQMAQISHKISEQTGVAIDISDPYGSAKNFKQAGEQGA, from the coding sequence ATGAGCCAAAACGAATGGTGCTTTATGGGGAAGTCGTTTAGCAAAGGCTTAAAAAAGGCTTTTTTAAATTTTATGCCGTTTTTGGCGGCTTTGGTGCTTAGGCTAATTTATATCACTTGCAAGAAAGAATTTAAAGGCGACCCCATAGATGATAGGGGCTCTGTGGTGGTATTTTGGCATGGGCGACTAGCGATGATGAGCTTTATTTATGCAAAGTTTTGGCGGCGCAAAGACGGCTTGCAAAAAAGCGCAAAAGTCATCATAAGCGATCATAAAGATGGCGAATTTATCGTGCGTGTGATAGAGTATTTTGGCATAGGTACCATACGCGGATCTAGCTCAAAAGGCGGAGTGCGTGCAGTGGCGCAGGCTTTAAAGGAGCTAAAATCTGGCGTTGATGTCATCATCACTCCAGACGGTCCACGTGGCCCACGTCACAGCGTAGCTTTGGGAGCTGCAGCCATAGCTATAAAGGCAAAAGCCCCAGTTTATGCGCTAAATTATGAGGCGGATAGGTTTTGGCAGTTTAAAAGCTGGGATAAAATGATACTGCCAAAGCCGTTTTCAAAGATAACTTTTAGCCTTTCGCCATTAAGCTTAAGCGATGATAGCTTTTTGGCACGTCGCGAGATAATGAACGCTCTTTGGTGCATAGGTCATGATGACGGCGGAAAAAGCATAAAAGATAGCGAGGTTGAGTATTGCGAGGAGCTAAATTTATGGGCTCAGTCTCTTAGGAGGCGTAAAAAACCACTACTTTTAGATGAGCAAATGGCGCAAATTTCTCACAAAATATCAGAACAAACCGGAGTAGCAATAGACATAAGCGATCCATATGGTAGCGCTAAAAATTTTAAGCAAGCAGGAGAGCAGGGTGCTTAG
- the gap gene encoding type I glyceraldehyde-3-phosphate dehydrogenase, with translation MAVKMAINGFGRIGRCVARIILERDDVELVAINDTATRDLTRYLLKYDSVHGEFKHSVNVINDDYIEVDGKKIRVFSTREADELGFSDFGAQVVLECTGAHLSSEKCEKFINRGVGKVIMSAPAKDDTPTYVYGVNSDSYAGEAIISNASCTTNCLAPVAKVLDDKFGIDRGLMTTIHSYTHGQSIVDAKCAKDVRRGRAGAANMGPTSTGAAKAIGLVMPHLKGRLNGISVRVPTVNVSMIDLTAVLKRSVSAEELNEAFKEAERGYMAGVLAVDSDKRVSSDFNGSGYSSIVIEDMTRVVADDTVKVLAWYDNEWGYSQRLVDMAALMVTK, from the coding sequence ATGGCTGTTAAAATGGCGATAAATGGATTTGGGCGCATAGGACGATGTGTCGCTAGGATTATACTAGAGCGCGACGACGTGGAGCTTGTAGCGATAAACGATACTGCGACTAGGGATTTGACTAGATATTTGCTTAAATATGATAGCGTACATGGGGAATTTAAACATAGCGTTAATGTGATAAATGATGATTATATAGAGGTTGACGGCAAAAAAATACGTGTATTTAGCACAAGAGAAGCGGACGAGCTTGGCTTTAGCGATTTTGGCGCGCAGGTGGTTTTAGAGTGTACGGGCGCACATTTAAGCAGCGAAAAATGCGAAAAATTTATAAATCGCGGAGTAGGCAAGGTTATCATGTCAGCCCCAGCAAAGGATGATACGCCCACCTACGTATACGGCGTAAACTCAGATAGCTACGCAGGAGAAGCGATAATCTCAAATGCCAGCTGCACGACTAACTGCCTAGCCCCAGTGGCAAAGGTGTTAGATGATAAATTTGGCATAGACAGGGGGCTAATGACTACCATTCACTCCTACACTCACGGCCAGAGCATAGTCGACGCTAAATGCGCAAAAGACGTGCGCCGCGGTAGGGCAGGGGCTGCAAATATGGGACCAACAAGCACCGGCGCGGCAAAGGCGATAGGGCTTGTGATGCCACATCTAAAGGGCAGGCTAAATGGCATTAGCGTGCGTGTACCTACGGTAAATGTCTCCATGATAGACCTAACCGCCGTACTAAAGCGCAGCGTAAGTGCCGAGGAGCTAAATGAGGCGTTTAAAGAAGCAGAGCGCGGATATATGGCTGGGGTGCTAGCTGTTGATAGTGATAAGCGCGTCTCAAGCGATTTTAACGGCTCAGGCTACTCATCTATCGTCATTGAGGATATGACGCGTGTAGTGGCTGATGATACGGTTAAGGTGCTTGCGTGGTATGATAATGAGTGGGGCTACTCGCAAAGGCTAGTCGATATGGCTGCGCTGATGGTTACAAAGTAG
- the brnQ gene encoding branched-chain amino acid transport system II carrier protein, whose translation MQTLSKKQFFIIAFMLFSMFFGVGNFIFPPVVGREAGENFYLAIMFFCLTAVTLPVLVVGAVAQAGGLVELTRRVDVGFSLVFMTLNYLAIGPMLGIPRAGNMPFEISVVPFLGEGNHAVEQAIYSAAYFALNYYMCLNPSRLTTALGKYLTPALLSLILLLFVVGFFVLPSNFSTPRGGYIDSPSSTAFIAGYQTMDALAALAFGVLVTKALKSNGISGRGLMVATIKAGIFAGAVLASIYFMLSYMGAITASSIDESSQNAQFLSDISNLVFGSAGRVVLGGISFLACLTTTTGLIGSVSAYFESILPKIGYKKWVLMWTVLSFAVANIGLNEILKISIPILIALYPVAIVLILLSLINSFIDGSKLVYRSCVYLTAAIGVINALDYAGLGLGFITEIVKSLPFYEQMLGWVVPAALCFVLTYMLHYTLAKNTQV comes from the coding sequence ATGCAAACCCTAAGCAAAAAGCAGTTTTTCATCATAGCATTTATGCTTTTTTCTATGTTTTTTGGCGTCGGAAACTTCATCTTTCCACCTGTTGTAGGACGAGAGGCTGGGGAGAATTTTTACCTAGCGATTATGTTTTTTTGCCTTACGGCGGTTACGCTTCCTGTACTAGTTGTGGGCGCAGTGGCGCAGGCAGGGGGCTTAGTTGAGCTTACTAGGCGTGTAGATGTGGGCTTTAGCCTAGTGTTTATGACGCTAAATTACCTAGCAATTGGTCCTATGCTTGGCATTCCTCGTGCTGGAAATATGCCCTTTGAAATAAGCGTCGTGCCGTTTTTAGGCGAAGGTAACCACGCAGTCGAGCAGGCTATTTATAGCGCTGCATATTTTGCGCTAAATTACTACATGTGCCTAAATCCCTCAAGGCTTACCACAGCTCTAGGCAAGTACCTAACACCAGCGCTTTTAAGTCTGATACTCTTGCTTTTTGTGGTCGGATTTTTTGTCCTTCCTAGCAATTTTAGTACGCCAAGAGGAGGATATATAGACTCTCCATCTTCGACAGCCTTTATAGCTGGGTATCAGACGATGGATGCGCTGGCTGCGCTGGCTTTTGGCGTGCTAGTAACTAAGGCGCTAAAGTCAAACGGCATATCAGGGCGTGGGCTAATGGTAGCGACTATAAAGGCTGGAATTTTTGCTGGGGCGGTGCTAGCTAGCATATATTTCATGCTAAGCTACATGGGCGCAATAACCGCTTCAAGCATAGATGAAAGTAGCCAAAACGCGCAGTTTTTAAGCGACATAAGCAACCTAGTCTTTGGCTCTGCTGGCAGGGTTGTGCTTGGAGGTATTTCTTTTCTTGCCTGCCTAACCACGACAACTGGGCTTATAGGCTCCGTGAGTGCGTATTTTGAGAGTATTTTACCAAAGATAGGCTACAAAAAGTGGGTCTTAATGTGGACTGTACTAAGCTTTGCGGTAGCAAATATTGGACTAAATGAAATTTTAAAAATCAGCATACCTATCCTAATCGCCCTTTATCCAGTCGCCATAGTCTTAATATTATTATCACTCATTAACTCATTCATAGACGGTAGCAAGCTAGTTTATCGTAGCTGCGTGTATCTAACCGCAGCCATAGGAGTAATAAACGCACTAGATTACGCTGGCCTGGGGCTTGGCTTTATCACAGAAATAGTAAAAAGCCTGCCATTTTACGAGCAAATGCTAGGCTGGGTTGTGCCTGCTGCACTGTGCTTTGTGCTGACATATATGCTACACTACACGCTAGCTAAAAATACTCAGGTTTAG